A region from the Drosophila mauritiana strain mau12 chromosome 2L, ASM438214v1, whole genome shotgun sequence genome encodes:
- the LOC117135284 gene encoding dnaJ homolog subfamily C member 28 yields the protein MWLAGNLFKGSVAIRFGRLLHFKRKEVYMECFRILGVHESADQNTVRHAYLDLVKRVHPDSGTEEASADRFQQVDEAFRVLQEKFAKGRRNIQEDEEEAMEFDIKHTAPQHRQYLSNEGIGVGTPFQRQKQYQQVRAMKAQERVLEHRIDKAAAGEKTLMSKGGSHFRKHAIKTKYGIDRVVEDLIQEAMSKGDFNNLNGSGKPLSSAQSQNPYLDFTTHKLNKIMLDNGFTPEWISLGKDIRDAIAQLKTKLRQERKYYGEWPLQRQADLAAWKVFTLNHQDDVQQLNKLIDKYNLIVPILENQFFRLNLDRMAEPIFKDPELQRNVIRPEVRAKPSSNIGNQGSSSTSLFSLISKLL from the exons ATGTGGTTGGCTGGGAATCTGTTCAAAGGATCCGTAGCAATCAGATTCGGGCGCTTGCTGCATTTCAAGCGAAAGGAGGTTTATATG GAATGCTTCCGCATCCTGGGCGTTCACGAATCAGCTGATCAGAATACGGTACGCCACGCCTACTTGGATTTGGTGAAACGGGTGCATCCTGATTCGGGAACGGAGGAGGCCAGTGCCGATCGCTTCCAGCAGGTGGACGAGGCATTCCGTGTGCTGCAGGAGAAGTTCGCCAAGGGAAGGCGAAACATTcaggaggacgaggaggaggccATGGAGTTTGACATCAAGCATACGGCGCCGCAGCACCGGCAATATCTGTCCAACGAGGGCATCGGAGTGGGAACTCCCTTTCAGCGGCAGAAGCAGTACCAGCAGGTGCGCGCCATGAAGGCTCAGGAACGCGTCTTGGAGCACCGCATCGACAAGGCTGCTGCCGGAGAGAAAACACTGATGTCCAAGGGTGGCAGCCACTTTCGTAAACATGCCATTAAGACCAAATACGGCATCGATCGTGTGGTCGAGGATCTCATTCAGGAGGCCATGTCCAAGGGGGACTTCAACAATCTAAACGGATCAGGAAAGCCCCTGTCCTCGGCTCAGTCACAGAATCCGTATCTGGACTTTACGACCCACAAGTTGAACAAGATTATGTTGGACAACGGTTTCACGCCGGAATGGATAAGCCTGGGCAAGGACATTCGCGATGCGATTGCTCAGCTGAAGACGAAACTGCGCCAGGAGCGGAAATACTACGGCGAATGGCCATTGCAGCGCCAGGCGGATCTGGCAGCCTGGAAAGTATTCACGCTGAATCACCAGGACGATGTGCAGCAATTGAACAAGCTTATTGACAAGTACAATCTAATAGTGCCCATTCTGGAAAATCAGTTCTTTCGCCTGAACCTTGATAGGATGGCCGAACCTATATTTAAGGATCCGGAATTGCAGCGTAACGTAATCAGACCCGAAGTGAGAGCTAAACCCAGCAGCAATATAGGGAATCAGGGCAGTTCCAGCACAAGTTTGTTTTCACTAATTAGCAAACTgttgtaa
- the LOC117147837 gene encoding essential MCU regulator, mitochondrial, translating to MPFSGDNFKDFKEINKIPKENNKYKYIAVLITVIPGIILGGYMGKKLAQFLEVFDLYAPDVSEDD from the coding sequence atGCCATTTAGTGGAGACAACTTCAAGGActttaaagaaataaataaaattcccaAGGAGAACAATAAGTACAAGTACATCGCTGTTTTGATCACGGTTATACCCGGCATTATATTGGGAGGTTATATGGGCAAGAAGTTGGCCCAATTCCTCGAAGTATTTGATCTGTATGCGCCCGATGTCTCGGAAGATGATTAA